The following proteins come from a genomic window of Ictalurus furcatus strain D&B chromosome 26, Billie_1.0, whole genome shotgun sequence:
- the dpcd gene encoding protein DPCD yields the protein MAVQSWSDLLKAAKKTALISDGKRKVHYLFTDGTEMAEEYDMKTDELLSRRLRSKSRLGGQGAWQVEVGETGLSLTETEEIKENSSNPVFMRKDTKTSFQWRVRNIPYPIDTYKVTVEPLDRCCIIRTTNKKYYKKFNISDLDRCQLPLESSALSFSHANNTLIISYKKPKEILALEQELMRELKKLKGTNEGDVDCKTQ from the exons ATGGCTGTTCAGAGCTGGTCAGATCTCCTGAAGGCTGCTAAGAAAACGGCGTTGATCTCAGATG GAAAAAGGAAAGTGCACTACTTGTTTACAGATGGTACAGAGATGGCTGAAGAATATGACATGAAGACAGATGAACTTCTCT CACGTAGGTTGCGCTCTAAAAGCAGACTTGGAGGACAAGGTGCATGGCAGGTGGAAGTGGGGGAAACAGGCCTGAGTCTCACAGAGACggaagaaataaaagagaacAGCTCTAAT CCAGTGTTTATGCGCAAGGACACCAAGACCAGTTTCCAGTGGAGGGTCCGTAACATCCCGTACCCCATAGACACCTATAAGGTCACAGTGGAACCTCTGGATCGGTGCTGTATCATCCGGACCACGAACAAAAA GTACTATAAGAAGTTCAATATTTCAGATCTTGACCGTTGCCAGCTGCCTTTAGAGAGCTCGGCCTTGAGCTTCAGTCACGCCAACAACACTTTAATCATCAGT TATAAGAAGCCCAAAGAGATTTTAGCCCTGGAACAGGAGCTGATgagggaactgaagaaactgaAGGGGACAAATGAAGGAGACGTGGACTGTAAAACCCAGTGA